A genomic window from Streptomyces broussonetiae includes:
- a CDS encoding GH92 family glycosyl hydrolase has product MQRRTRHRWGPAAVLTAAFVMAVGGQGSAVALPAKAPAAAREFASSFETGDPAPDWTDTVDTGPDGTKRASGVDGGYTTGIPGNVTDHVTDVRASGENTGAGEVKENLVDGEPGTKWLTFEPTGWVEFDLDKPIKLVTYALTSANDLAERDPRDWTLLGSTDGKDWKSVDTRSDESFSQRFQTKSYDLAQPAEYQHFRLEVTKNNGASDILQLADVQFSTGGGGGPVPQDMLTLVDRGPTGSPTAKARAGFTGKRALRYAGRHTAGGRAYSYNKVFDVNVKVGADTRLSYRIFPSMADGDRDYDATNVSVDLAFTDGTYLSDLGALDQHGFPLSPRGQGASKSLYVNQWNNVASRIGSVAAGRTVDRILVAYDSPDGPAKFRGWIDDVAIKPVAPEKPKAHLSDYALTTRGTNSSGSFSRGNNFPATALPHGFNFWTPVTNASSMSWLYEYARANNDDNLPTIQAFSASHEPSPWMGDRQTFQVMPSAAAGIPDTGREARALPFRHENETARPYYYGVRFENGLKAEMAPTDHAAVLRFTYPGAAASVLFDNVTEQAGLTLDQEHGIVTGYSDVKSGLSAGATRLFVYGTFDKPVTGGSASGVKGYLRFDAGADHTVTLRLATSLISIDQAKDNLRQEIPDGTSFGTVEERAQRAWDQLLGKVEVQGASEDQLTTLYSSMYRLYLYPNSGFEKVAGKDQYASPFSPMQSQDTPTHTGAKIVDGKVYVNNGFWDTYRTTWPAYSFLTPSQAGEMIDGFVQQYKDGGWTSRWSSPGYADLMTGTSSDVAFADAYVKGVKFDAQAAYQAALKNATVVPPMSGVGRKGMTTSPFLGYTSTDTTEGLSWAMEGYVNDYGIARMGEELYRKTGEKHYKEESVYFLNRARDYVNLFDRGIGFFQGRDATGNWRLDASKYDPRVWGYDYTETNGWGDAFTVPQDSRGLANLYGGRQGLADKLDTFFATPETASPDFVGSYGGVIHEMTEARDVRMGMLGQSNQPAHHIPYMYDAAGQPWKTQATVREILSRLYVGSEIGQGYHGDEDNGEQSGWYLFSALGFYPLVMGSGDYSIGSPLFKQVTVHLENGRDLVVKAPQNSAKNVYIQGVTFNGRPWTSTSLPHSLLSKGGVLQFFMGAKPSAWGTGKNAAPVSITQDDKAPAPRADVLKGDGPLFDNTSATQATVTSVDLPVDHAVAPVQYTLTSPADHTLAPTGWTLEGSTDGTTWKTLDHRSGETFAWDRQTRAFTIATPGTYTRYRLVLDRASTLAEVELLA; this is encoded by the coding sequence GAGCCCACCGGCTGGGTGGAGTTCGACCTCGACAAGCCCATCAAGCTGGTGACGTACGCGCTCACCTCGGCCAACGACCTCGCCGAGCGCGACCCGAGGGACTGGACCCTGCTCGGCTCCACCGACGGCAAGGACTGGAAGAGCGTCGACACCCGCTCGGACGAGAGCTTCTCCCAGCGCTTCCAGACGAAGTCGTACGACCTGGCCCAGCCGGCCGAGTACCAGCACTTCCGGCTGGAGGTCACGAAGAACAACGGCGCCTCGGACATCCTCCAGCTGGCCGACGTGCAGTTCTCCACCGGCGGCGGGGGCGGGCCGGTGCCGCAGGACATGCTGACGCTGGTCGACCGGGGCCCGACCGGATCGCCGACGGCCAAGGCACGGGCCGGGTTCACCGGAAAGAGAGCGCTGCGCTACGCCGGCCGCCACACGGCGGGCGGCCGGGCGTACTCGTACAACAAGGTCTTCGACGTGAACGTGAAGGTCGGCGCCGACACCCGGCTGTCGTACCGCATCTTCCCGTCGATGGCGGACGGCGACCGGGACTACGACGCCACGAACGTCTCCGTGGACCTGGCCTTCACCGACGGCACGTATCTGAGCGACCTGGGCGCGCTGGACCAGCACGGCTTCCCGCTGTCGCCGCGCGGACAGGGCGCATCGAAGTCGCTCTACGTCAACCAGTGGAACAACGTCGCCTCGAGGATCGGCTCGGTGGCGGCCGGCCGGACGGTCGACCGGATCCTGGTGGCGTACGACTCCCCCGACGGGCCGGCGAAGTTCCGGGGCTGGATCGACGACGTGGCGATCAAGCCGGTGGCGCCCGAGAAGCCCAAGGCACACCTGTCGGACTACGCGCTGACCACCCGGGGCACCAACTCCAGCGGCAGCTTCTCGCGCGGCAACAACTTCCCCGCGACCGCGCTTCCGCACGGCTTCAACTTCTGGACCCCGGTGACCAACGCGTCCTCGATGAGCTGGCTGTACGAATACGCGCGTGCGAACAACGACGACAACCTGCCCACGATCCAGGCGTTCAGCGCGAGCCATGAGCCGAGTCCGTGGATGGGTGACCGGCAGACCTTCCAGGTGATGCCGTCGGCTGCCGCCGGCATCCCCGACACCGGGCGCGAGGCGCGCGCGCTGCCCTTCAGGCACGAGAACGAGACCGCGCGGCCGTACTACTACGGCGTCCGGTTCGAGAACGGGCTCAAGGCGGAGATGGCCCCGACCGACCATGCCGCGGTGCTGCGCTTCACCTATCCCGGCGCCGCCGCGAGCGTGCTCTTCGACAACGTCACCGAGCAGGCGGGTCTGACCCTCGACCAGGAGCACGGGATCGTCACCGGCTACTCGGACGTGAAGTCGGGTCTGTCCGCGGGCGCGACGCGGCTGTTCGTGTACGGCACGTTCGACAAGCCGGTGACGGGCGGATCGGCGAGCGGCGTCAAGGGCTACCTGCGGTTCGACGCGGGCGCCGACCACACCGTCACCCTGCGCCTGGCGACCTCGCTGATCAGCATCGACCAGGCGAAGGACAACCTGCGCCAGGAGATCCCGGACGGCACCTCCTTCGGCACGGTCGAGGAGCGGGCGCAGCGCGCCTGGGACCAGTTGCTCGGCAAGGTCGAGGTGCAGGGCGCGAGCGAGGACCAGCTGACCACGCTGTACTCCAGCATGTACCGGCTCTACCTGTACCCCAACTCCGGGTTCGAGAAGGTGGCCGGGAAGGACCAGTACGCCTCCCCGTTCTCGCCCATGCAGAGCCAGGACACCCCGACCCACACCGGTGCGAAGATCGTCGACGGCAAGGTGTACGTCAACAACGGCTTCTGGGACACCTACCGGACCACGTGGCCGGCGTACTCGTTCCTGACACCGTCTCAGGCCGGCGAGATGATCGACGGGTTCGTGCAGCAGTACAAGGACGGCGGCTGGACCTCCCGCTGGTCCTCCCCCGGCTACGCCGACCTGATGACCGGCACCTCCTCGGACGTGGCGTTCGCCGACGCGTACGTCAAGGGCGTGAAGTTCGACGCGCAGGCCGCGTACCAGGCGGCCCTGAAGAACGCGACCGTGGTCCCGCCGATGTCGGGCGTGGGCCGCAAGGGCATGACCACCTCGCCGTTCCTCGGCTACACCAGCACCGACACCACCGAGGGCCTGTCCTGGGCGATGGAGGGGTACGTCAACGACTACGGCATCGCACGGATGGGCGAGGAGCTGTACAGGAAGACCGGTGAGAAGCACTACAAGGAGGAGTCCGTGTACTTCCTCAACCGCGCCCGGGACTATGTGAACCTCTTCGATCGCGGGATCGGGTTCTTCCAGGGGCGCGACGCCACCGGCAACTGGCGGCTGGACGCGTCGAAGTACGACCCGCGCGTGTGGGGTTACGACTACACGGAGACCAACGGCTGGGGCGACGCCTTCACCGTCCCGCAGGACAGCCGGGGTCTGGCCAACCTCTACGGCGGCCGGCAGGGCCTCGCGGACAAGCTGGACACGTTCTTCGCCACGCCGGAGACGGCCTCCCCGGACTTCGTCGGCTCCTACGGCGGTGTCATCCACGAGATGACCGAGGCGCGTGATGTCCGCATGGGCATGCTCGGCCAGTCCAACCAGCCCGCGCACCACATCCCGTACATGTACGACGCGGCCGGCCAGCCCTGGAAGACCCAGGCGACGGTCCGCGAGATCCTCTCCCGGCTCTACGTCGGCAGCGAGATCGGGCAGGGCTACCACGGCGACGAGGACAACGGCGAGCAGTCGGGCTGGTACCTCTTCTCCGCGCTCGGCTTCTATCCGCTCGTCATGGGCAGCGGCGACTACTCCATCGGTTCCCCGCTGTTCAAGCAGGTCACCGTGCATCTGGAGAACGGCCGTGACCTGGTGGTCAAGGCGCCGCAGAACAGCGCGAAGAACGTGTACATCCAGGGCGTGACCTTCAACGGCCGCCCCTGGACGTCCACTTCGCTGCCGCACTCGCTGCTGTCCAAGGGCGGGGTGCTGCAGTTCTTCATGGGCGCCAAGCCGTCGGCATGGGGCACCGGCAAGAACGCGGCACCGGTCTCGATCACCCAGGACGACAAGGCGCCCGCACCCCGGGCGGACGTACTCAAGGGTGACGGGCCGCTGTTCGACAACACCTCGGCGACTCAGGCCACGGTCACCTCGGTGGACCTTCCGGTCGACCATGCCGTGGCGCCGGTCCAGTACACGCTGACCTCCCCGGCCGACCACACCTTGGCGCCGACCGGCTGGACCCTCGAGGGCTCCACGGACGGCACCACGTGGAAGACCCTGGACCACCGCTCCGGCGAGACGTTCGCCTGGGACCGCCAGACCCGGGCGTTCACCATCGCCACACCGGGCACGTACACCAGGTACCGGCTGGTGCTGGACCGTGCGTCGACGCTGGCGGAGGTGGAGCTGCTGGCCTGA